A single genomic interval of Puntigrus tetrazona isolate hp1 chromosome 1, ASM1883169v1, whole genome shotgun sequence harbors:
- the LOC122355786 gene encoding NACHT, LRR and PYD domains-containing protein 3-like: MSLGEKTEERCAQLQRSSDQSCVSVKTNRSMNEPLQLSGETGPTDSLPVIHNDCDTCVCHSEKTEEGCSRSQKTEPSCAESLVADLNFMDEAVTAHHISLGTDDQTAVQLKDCPQTMNDVLKRVKEQHKTRMKNKYEKFSEGTKLQQNKCFLNRIYTQLYIIEGEREGVNKEHEVLRMEKSARTKQFEDNLINYNDIFKASPKPGPEEKDQIKTVLTKGIAGIGKTVSVQKFILDWAEGKANQDVDFMFVLPFRELNLIRDHQYSLHRLLLDFHPELQDLDSKIYEECKVVFIFDGLDESRITLMFSDDQKVCDVTETSSVSVLMSNLMKGELLPSALIWITSRPAAANQIPSKYINRLTEIQGFTDPQKEEYFRKRISDQHQASRIISHIRRARSLHIMCHIPVFCWISSTVLQKILEEDLSAEIPQTLTEMYIHFLLIQINIRNQKYEGRDPEKLLQSNREVIVKLAELAFRQLMKGNVMFYEEDLIESGIDVTDASVYSGICTEIFKEESVIHQKKVYSFIHLSIQEFLTAIYAFHCYLMKIKEPLKLLETFKQHNSNKDPLYELLTSAVDKTLGTKNGHLDLFLRFLLGISLESNQRLLQDLLTHTENSSDSTRRTTQYIKEKIKDLYVFYNLSSGQSINLFLCLLELKDHTLSREIQEFLKSDKHSEKKLSPAHCSTISYMLQMSEETLGELDLKKYNTSDEGRRRLIPAVINCRKAILSSCNLNSHCCESLSSTLQSSNSVLRELHLSNNDLQDTGVKLFSDGLKSQKCQMQLLSLANCNLTNQSCKAVSSALQSSNSVLRELDLSNNDLQDSGVKLLSDGLKSPNCQLEILRLSGCMVTEEGCGYLSSALSSNPSHLRELDLSYNHPGDSGVQLLKHKLEDPNYKLKILNVDYGGQIMMTAGLRKYACNLSLDPNTAHTQLILSEDNKETACKKDHQQYPDHPDRFDEVPQVLCGESLTGRHYWEAEWCGFSAEISVTYKEISRKGGSDDCKFGYNDKSWNLWCSKNRFVLRHNKNFTDIPAIPSSSNRVGVYLDWSGGSLSFFSVSDTHTLTHLHTFNTTFTQPLYAGIGVYDGSSVLLFYI; the protein is encoded by the exons AGAGGAAGGATGTTCTCGTTCCCAGAAAACAGAACCCAGCTGTGCCGAGTCTTTAGTTGCGGATCTTAATTTTATGGATGAAGCTGTGACCGCTCATCACAT CAGTTTGGGAACAGATGACCAGACGGCAGTCCAGCTGAAGGATTGTCCTCAAACAATGAATGATGTTCTGAAGAGAGTCAAGGAGCAGCACAAAACCAGAATGAAAAACAAGTATGAGAAATTTTCTGAGGGAACTAAACTCCAACAGAATAAATGCTTCCTGAACAGGATttacacacagctatacattatagagggagagagagaaggagtgAATAAAGAACATGAGGTTTTACGGATGGAAAAATCAGCCAGAACAAAACAATTCGAAGACAATCTGATCAATTACAATGACATCTTTAAAGCCTCACCTAAACCAGGACCTGAGGAGAAAGACCAGATCaagactgttcttactaaaggcatcgctggaatcggaaaaactgtctctgtgcagaagttcattctggactgggctgagggaaaagccaatcaggatgtagatttcatgtttgtgcttccatttcgagagctgaacttgatcagagatcatcagtacagtcttcacagacttctgctggactttcatcctgaacttcaagatctggactcaaagatttatgaggagtgtaaagttgtgttcatctttgatggtctggatgaaagcagaatcacactgatgttttcagatgatcAGAAAGTGTGTGATGTGACTGAGACTTCATCAGTGAGTGTGTTGATGTCAAACCTCATGAAAGGAGAgctgcttccctctgctctcatctggatcacctccagaccagcagcagccaatcagatcccctCCAAATACATCAACCGTCTGACAGAAATTCAGGGATTCACTGATcctcagaaggaggaatatttcaggaagagaatcagtgaccagcatcaagccagcagaatcatctcacacatcagaagagcaagaagcctccacatcatgtgtcacatccctgtcttctgctggatctcatccaCTGTGCTTCAGAAGATCCTGGAAGAAGATCTGAGTGCAGAAATCCCCcaaactctgactgaaatgtacatccacTTCCTGCTGATTCAGATCAACATAAGGAACCAGAAGTATGAAGGGAGAGATCCAGAGAAACTCCTGCAGTCTAACAGAGAAGtaattgtgaaacttgctgaATTGGCTTTCAGGCAGCTGATGAAGGGCAATGTGATGTTTTATGAGGAGGACCTGATTGAGAGCGGCATAGACGTCACTGATGCCtcagtgtattctgggatttgTACTGAGATCTTTAAGGAGGAATCTGTGATTCATCAGAAGAAAGTCTACAGCTTCATTCATCTCAGTATTCAAGAGTTTCTCACTGCTATATATGCTTTTCACTGCTATTTAATGAAAATCAAGGAACCACTAAAGCTTCTGGAAACATTCAAACAGCACAATTCCAATAAAGACCCTTTGTATGAACTACTAACATCAGCAGTAGATAAAACTCTTGGGACTAAGAATGGTCACCTGGATCTGTTTCTGAGGTTCCTGCTGGGCATCTCACTGGagtccaatcagagactcttacaggatctactgacacacacagagaacagctCAGACAGCACCAGGAGAACCACACAGTACATTAAAGAAAAGATCAAAGAtctatatgttttttataatcTCTCATCTGGTCAATCTATTAATCTGTTCCTCTGTCTGCTGGAATTGAAAGATCATACTCTATCCAGAGAGATTCAGGAGTTTTTGAAATCAGACAAACACTCAGAGAAGAAACTCTCTCCTGCTCACTGCTCAACAATCTCCTACATGCTTCAGATGTCAGAGGAGACACTGGGTGAGCTAGACCTCAAGAAATACAACACATCAGATGAGGGAAGAAGAAGACTAATACCAGCTGTGATCAACTGCAGAAAAGCTAT TCTTTCTAGCTGCAACCTCAATAGTCACTGCTGTGAGAGTTTGTCCTCAACTCTTcaatcctcaaactctgtcctgagagagctgcatctaagtaacaatgacctgcaggatacAGGGGTGAAGCTGttctctgatggactgaagagtcaAAAATGTCAGATGCAGTTACTGAG TCTTGCCAATTGTAATCTCACCAATCAGTCCTGTAAAGCTGTGTCATCAGCTCTTCAGtcctcaaactctgtcctgagagagctggatctgagtaacaatgacctgcaggattcaggagtgaaactgctctctgatggactgaagagtccaaactgtcagctggagatactgag gttgtctggctgtatggtgacggaggaaggctgtggttatttgtcttcagctctgagttcaaacccctcacacctgagagagctggatctgagctacaatcacccaggagattcaggagtgcaGCTGCTCAAACACAAACTGGAGGATCCCAACTATAAACTGAAGATACTCAA TGTGGATTATGGAGGTCAGATCATGATGACAGCAGGACTACGAAAGT ATGCCTGTAATCTctcactggatccaaacacagcacacactcaaCTCATTCTGTCTGAGGACAACAAAGAAACAGCATGTAAAAAAGATCATCAGcagtatcctgatcatccagacagatttgatgagGTGCCTCAGGTTCTGTGTGGAGAGAGTCTGACTGGTCGCCATTACTGGGAGGCTGAATGGTGCGGATTTAGTGCTGAAATATCAGTGACATATAAAGAAATCAGCAGGAAAGGAGGAAGTGATGACTGTAAGTTTGGGTACAATGACAAATCCTGGAATCTGTGGTGCtctaaaaacagatttgttctCCGTCACAATAAGAACTTCACTGATATCCCTGCAATCCCTTCATCCTCTAATAGAGTAGGAGTTTATCTGGACTGGTCAGGCGgctctctgtccttcttcagcgtctctgacacacacacactcacacacttacacacattcaaCACCACATTCACTCAACCCCTCTACGCTGGGATTGGGGTTTATGATGGTTCTTCAGTgcttctgttttatatttag